The sequence TGATGGCGGAAAACATCCTTTGCCAGTGAAGAGTTAGCCGCAGTCATTTTACTGGTTTTGCCAAAGCCCGATCTCATAGATTATGTTGTACAGTAATTGCTTACATCATTTGAACATgattcaacttttttgacacaTCAAATGTTCCGAAAGATAACTTGTTGTAGCAGATATGTTGTTTCCAAGTATTTCATGAATGCGGTGTTTGATCGTCCCTGCATACTGTTTCGTTATTGTTTCGACTCGACCACCAGAGGACATGCATCGGAGAGCCCGTGCGTGAAGTAGAGAACAAATTTTCACTCTTACTCTACAAGTTTATTGTAGAGAGTCCCACGTAAAGGATTATTAGTCGCTTTTCGAATTTTGAGAACCcttaaatattttgttgaacaGAAGCAACGACGTTCAGAGGGTCGTTGGTTTTCGTTTTTTTTCGATAATATAAAAAGGATTTTGCATCGTTTGGCTAATTTACACTTAGTTGGAATGAAGTGGCAAAGAATCAACGTTTAGATTTAAAAAGTCTGCGGACCAATAAAACAGGGCAGATTCACTTTTTGTGGTACTCCGTGTATGAGGTAGTTTTCAACGCCAAGGAAATAAATCTCGACCTAGTTACCAACAAACTGTACCGTTTCTTGAAagactttttttttattttgcagcaaatttgtaTTAAATGTGATCATAAAACAACTTCCTTTATTCTCTGTTCATTTTCTACTCAGTGTCATTCAAAGAGTTCAACGGGAACACTTTTACGGatacaaattaaaaacaccAGGTTTTGTACATGGTAGCAGTTTGAAAGAAGACACATGGCCACGGGTGGAAAGAGGTGAGACAAATCAGAGATACTGTAAATCAGATTGCTATAGGAACAAGTTTGCAGGCAAATTCGCTATTCTGGTAGAACTTACTTCTGCCCCTTAAAAATTAGTATGCCAAGTAACATATCGTACTTATTTTCATATGTTAAGTTCAAGAGTTTATAGAGGAAAGCTGATAAATGATctccaaaattatcatatttgtaacaAGTATTTATGGAAACTTTAATTATATCATTATTCTCGGTGAAATGAAAATCTTTGGCGCTAATTTTTTGAGCGATTTCCATCCCTTTTGTGCCACAgagataacatttattaatcCTTTCTATCTTTCTGCATCTCTACTGAGTGTTCTTGCTTATTGACAGGCGGTGTATATTGTGTTTTAAACTGTGATTGTAAAGTTTTAGTATTTTATTGCAACGTTTGCGTGTTGATATTAAAAGTTATTTGGTATCGTTACATAACTTTTGACATGGGTTACGACCAAATGGCTGCCATATGTGCATTCAAAGCTACTATGTCAAAGATGGAGGAACATTGTTTTGAAGCATTCTATTTGATCATTGAAATTTACGATGAAATATATTATAGAATCTAAGCACATAACGACCAAAGGCAATGATGTATATGAAACCATGGTCTTCATCACTACCTTTTTAATGATGCGAAGCTGCAGTTGGCTAATTACCTACATAAACTGATACGACAGTAACTTTTAGACGCTATGCGCAACACTAGTCGAACAGTATAAACGAACTAATAGCTCGGTATATAGAAAGATTTAAAGTAAATAGTATATTTTGATAGTTGTACCACATTCCTTTCCTCAATTTTTGAGTTATTGATTGTGATACAGTACAGTTGCCTATACGTAAAGTAACGAAATTTAAAACAACGCATTGCGATATGGGAATTTAAATGGGGAGTTTGAGACTTACAAAATCCAATTATTCAAGGTACAACTATTGTTCATGCTTTTTGAAATACACGGGGTTTTTTGTACGCAGATCTGTTCTGATCGTTAATGATGAATGGGGCACTGAAAAAGGCGGAATATCCACCGTCCATCGCCAGATAGCAAGCATTGGAGTGACAGCAGGTCTCGACGTTTACGTCACAGCTTTGGAAAAGAACGAGAAAGATCGCAAGGATGCAGAGGAGCTGGGgataaaagaaattttaacaccGGAAGTTGGACCTTACTATCCCGATGAAAAACCGCACCTGAATTGGTTGATACTCCACAAGTCGTATTTCCCTCACCTGAAGACAAAGATTCCGCATCTGGATTTCATCATCGGCCATGCACCCATCACACATAATGCAGCTGTAGCTATTAAACACGATGTCTTCAAGAACGCCACATCATGTCTTTTCAACCACGTTATTCCAGAAGACACTGAAATGTACAAAGACACGGGCACTCCTCAAAGCGTCCAACGGAAAGAATCAGATCTCTTACATGCAGCAGCAGAAGTAGATGTCATTTGCTCGGTTGGTCCACGAATGAAAGGTCATTACAGCAATAAATATCGTGCGCTCGACAACCCCTGCCATGAACACATCGAGTTCATACCGCGACCAGATCAGAAATTTTTCGATATAAAGATGAAAGAAGTACAAGACTTGAAAAGATGTGTCTTTCGCGTGATTGCGGTCGGCAGAGTAAAGGGCGTTGAGAAGTTGAAAGGCTACGACTTAGTGGCACAAGCGATGGGTAGGGTGGCAGAATCCTTCCACGGTATGTTCCAACGACCGCCAATTTTAGTTATCCGTGGAATTCCACAGGATGAAAGTGACGAGAGCAGAGCGTTCTTCAAACGACATAACAAATCCCCATATCTTCAGGTTGTTATGTATCCATATGGAACACAGGACGACATTCGCATCGATTTCCAACAGAGTCACCTTTGCATCATGGCTTCTCGAAGTGAACCATTCGGACTGGTTGGACTAGAAGCTATGGCAACTGGCATACCGACCCTTGTCACGACAAATTCAGGCCTCGCTGAGTTTATCGAAACAGAAAGCGACCTTTCAATACATGCTGAAAGTATAGTGGTTGACGTCGGCTGTAATCCATCGGCAAACCAGAATGATATCCATCAGTGGGAAGAAGCAATCAAGAAAGTTCTTTGTAACTACAGCGTCGCCTTCAAGAGAGCCAAGGCCATCAAAAAGATCTTGAATGAAAGCGAGGCTATTAAGAAGTCAGTCGAAAAGTTTAAGTCGGTGTTACTCGGACATAAGGGAGATTAGGAGTCTAGAAAAGTAATTAGAAATTCTAATCTCCTTGAGGCTGAGTTCAGAAATTAAAAGTAAGCAGTATGTATATGACGATGAGACGAAAAAATGGGTTGCTTTAAAATAGTCGATAATATTGTATGGAATGAGCGTCACAGGTAAATGAAATATAAGGTAAATCCCCAAAATTCTCTGCGGGGATCACTGCTAATTATCATATCTCAACGAAGCAAACACTTCATTATATAGTTATTGTTCGAAGTGCTTCACGCCAAGTACTGCTTTGAAAATATGATCATTTAAAACAGTAACTTGTTAGATAATTCGAGTAAATGATTAAGTATTTTCCTCAAGTGAATACAGTTTATTTTGATAAAGATCTTACGGTGATATGAAACCAGGATACAGACTCAAGACTGTTGAACCGTATTGCGGGTACAGATTAAATTTTTTGAGGCTCAAAGGTGTACCTCTAGACAACAATTCCAGAACGTTAACTTATAAATCAGTACgtcgctattttttcagaattttaaatttttcacagTTTAGTTTTAGTCTGTACACCACTTATGATAATTAAACATGTGCATATGCCAGGGGCAACAAaaaagattttccaaaaaaaggCAGCGTAAATTTGAAAGTGTGTTATTAAATGCATCATTTGACATGCATTTCGCTGGAGACTAGTCACTTTTCGTCGACGCATGACTTCCATTGGTTGAGGGCTCAGCTGATGGatagaattgtccccgaggctgtctttcgcccattAAAGCGATGTATTTCTTTGCTCTGATAAAGTCTGAGTGCGACTTGAGTAGACGAAGCATTTCCTCTGAGGCACGAAAACAGAGATATTCAACAGATTTGTCGGGCTCTGTTCAAGTTTCTTACTAACATAATTTCCATGCGCATGTTCAATGACAAGTATGTGAATTCAGAAAAGAAGAGAGAGAAAATGAAAGTCTGCTCACTTGTTCGGCCAATTGAAAGACTGATTAATCAAAGATGCTGTCGCAACCATTGTGCAAAATCGTTGCAGCAACTGCAAATTTCCAAAAAGGGGATAAGAGACAAAAATAAACGCAATAATACACGGACACAAACTATGCGGTTACAATTATCAAAGGAATGTGGCTCTTGCCATAAAACAAAGAAGTGATTCAACTCTTTCTAAAGAGTTCTGCAGTATTCTCGGCAAATCCTGCTATACATAGCGTTAACCCTGGATAATCAATTAGTCAGGGTCATATTCTATCATATCAATTAGGAAGGATCATATTCTAGAGATATCATCGTTATGATTTTATCCCATATTGGGACTGAACCGTTTTACATACAGGATTTGTTAATATGGTGCAAAATGCAAGTGTAATCGATGTATGGTCTTACGTTTGTCGGCTTTCTAACAATGTTAACATGAAATAGAGGAATCGATCATTTCAAGAGCGAGATTGCtagtatgaaataaaaaacgaTGTAGATACTATTATTTACCTACATCAAGTGCTATTGTATAAAGACAAGTAGTGTTCATGCTGTAGCTTGAACATGGGTGCACCAAATATGGCATATTTGGTCATAAAATGTCAATGAATGCAATGTTTCCTTGCTTGAGTAATCGTCTGTACTGAAAAGTATCTAACAAGAGAGTGAATACCCCAAAATGCAAATTCTTGAGACAACGATTTACATCATTAACATATGCTTCTGAAAGAGTTTACCATTGGTTGAGAATCCGGATTCCACACCATAAATCTGTAATTTGGATATATCCGAATGTGGAAAGATCGGATTTTACATGGAGGGCAGTTTCGGCTTTCTCAACTGACTCAGCGTTTTGTTCATTCACCAACAAAATGTATATCGGGTTATATGGTTTACCAACTGATAATGTTCGAAAACTAGAAGACAGAGAGAATAATCTTGTGTGCATTATAAGATAATGTGTTACAGTACATACGGCAATGATCTTTAGCTTTGTGAACGTGCGCTCAACCAGCTGAAAtagcttttcatatgcaaaatcagcggaGGGTAATTAACCGGTGGTATCGTTTAAACAGCATTTCAAAGAAAGGGATTTCAAagtaccattgttttcatcaactcttcagGCAATTTCATGAACTACTTAACCTCAAAAAAGTCATAGATATTCATGTTCAAAGCATTGAATAGCAAGTGCCATCCGGCACTTGTCAATGCTGATCGGAAATCCTGAGTGCCGGACAGGCCGTCCAGCGCCGACCGGCGTGGGGAGAACCCTGCTTGAATGCCAAAATGTAAGATTATATATTATAATGAGTGGTGTTGATGGGAAAAGTCACTATTTTTATAGACACGTTCCTTCTCGTAAACTAATTCCAAAAGCTTTGATAAAAGTGAAAGATAGCGTGGAACTACAAATGAGTGCAAGAAGTTTTCTATCAGAACGAGTCTAAATTTTAGGAAGTCAGGAGGGCATACACATAACGGTTGTTCAAAGTCGAGAAAGAGTTTGAATGGCCTAATCGGCTACAAAGGTCAGTATTTATCTTTGTTGTTCAGGGTAAAGTACAGACAAACATGGCGTATACCTATTCCGCAGGACTTGTTGTAGAATGTTTACCAATACTGTCAATAAGTCGAGATTTCATGTGGATAGGCAGTACGGAGGGCTTGAAAATGAACACAAGAGATTAACGATGTGGTGCAATTTCGCAGCAAAACTGCCGTATTGTGAAGTTTACCTAACACACAAAAATTTGACTATCTGGTTGCTTACACTGTTGACGTTGGTCAACAGTGCGACGGTTCAGTCATTCGATGACAAGAAAGACCAATTTGACCCCATCCTTTTTTGCTCAGGAAGCTTCCATAAATGGGCAGAGTTCTACGAAATGGATTTTTTACAGAGGGCGGTATTTGGGGATTTCCCCAGTGATGATCGAAATAACGCTGGATCTGTATAGATGAATACTCTGTTAAAAGTAACCTGTTGTAATTATCATCGCCATTTTGTACCGAGTACAAAGTACATTGCAGAATGGTATACACCATTATCGTCACGGTGGATTTTGGGGGCGTACTTGTTGATCGAAACCTAGATCGGTATTTTCTATCCATCTAGATTTCATTTTCTCTTCAAAAATCACTATCCCCTGGGAAATGGATTCCATAAACAGACTTTCAATGTTCTGTAGTTAATTGTAGGGTTCGCGCTTCTTTTTTAACGGCTTCATATCGTTAGTATTAGTGGAAGGCAGCTCCGATCGTCTACTTATatataacccccccccccccggaagtCGAACATGTTTGGCATTTGTCAAAAAGCAGCGCCAGCCTCAGGCGAGTGCCTACATACGTTGTGGTTTCGTCCAATAATGAACAACACACACATAAGCTATATTTTAGATGATGCAATCGTCGCTCAGAGGCGGAAATGGTTCACATCGCGTATACTATGTCAATAGTTGGTGTATAGGGCCTAAATTTCAAGAACACGACCACACATGAAGATGtcactttgggtcaatcttgacgggtgtagcataaTAGCAGGTTACACTTACCCATTTCTGACACCTGGTACCACAATTCAACAGTGGTTCTAGATGACCCCATATCTTTGTAGTCAGGTACTAATCGTAGTGGAATTCGAAAGTGTCTGGCTACGTCTGCTACCTCTTCTAGGGAAGCAATGGTATACACATTCGCGACAAAGATTATGCgtgaatgattaaattgctaAAAGTAAAACGGAATAAATGAGAAGAACAACCTTTGAATTAGAAACTGATGAATAGCAATAATAAAAGTTAGTTATAGTATCCATCCCAGAATGCTAGAGGTCGGTCATACATTTATATGAAATGTCATCATGGTATCACATGTACTGTATTTGGCAAATAAAGATTCCATAAAAAGGCACACTTGTATAAACTATAGAGGGCTAAGGTCATAATGCTCTTATCGAAACCAGTTGGTATTGTGTTTGCAGGTAATATTTCCTTATCGACGCTTTTCGAGAGTCAGAGCACCAACGGATATGCTGTGGCTAAATCTTGCTTCAATATTTGTGGCCATGGTATTGAGTGGAAGATACATTGTCTCTTCGACTAGTAGTGCTTCACATAGCTCCAGTAGCTCACAGGATAAGGTGCTTGAGGAACAAGAGAAAAAGTAGGTATAAGCAGGTACTCGGTTACCTTTCTCACTATACGCCTACGtttgtaacctatggagtttcatcGCGCAGTAAATTCCGGTTCATGCGACGTGGGCGCGGAGTACAATAAGTTACGGTGTTGTTCAGGCGATATGGACACCTTTTGACCTTTCAACCGAcaccattttcatgtaaaacaaGACCAGACTCACTATTTGTTTCAAAAAGTGTACATCAAACGATGACTTGGTCAAGAAGTGAACGATGGCTAGTAAAGGCTTTGGGTGTAACTGAAATAATTATCCTGGACTACAATTTCTGCACTTGCACTGCACTGCGACTGTTGAATTTCctcaaccatagaccctaaaaacggcGCTTGCGCGAACGCGCTGCTAATGTGCATGTGACGTAGTGTATGATAGGGCATCTCAAAATGCTATATTCTCGACCtatcttgtaaaatttgactcAAAATAAGATGCACAGTGATGTAGTTttgacaaaatactgggatttatgtcctcgttaATAGTACGCTTTGGTATTTACCTCGACATTTTAGGATGTACTTGGGTACGGTATAAATACAGATGTTGGGAACAACCTTATATTATAAATGACATGGATACGGTTCTGTTCTATCGTTCATAGGTCACTCCACCCACATCTTATATTATCAATATTCACAAGACTTGAGAGCTATGTAGACACTTAAGTAACAAACAGTGCTAATTGAAAACGATATGTTGATCCGAGTAAGTGACATGAGACTTACACAATAGAAATCAAAAAGAGagtaaatattttaattagTCTAATCGTGAAAAGTATTTTTAGGTTAACATGTCATAAAAGATGCCGTACTTATCAAgatgataataataacattattattattaatattattattattatattatttgaTTGAAACCTTCAAAATGATACCGATTTCCAATAGCAAATTTCATGGTCAGTAAAACAACTCTACCTTGTCATGACAATCAGCTTCAAATATCAtacgttaaaggtatactgtcacctgttccactTTTGTcacagttgccatggaaagagaaaatctaaccaatcacagattttaagcgggtggccgctttttaaaacagcgccctcacacgggtattttgaataccaaggaacgcccctttgaccatatatgggcatatttagattacaggtgactgtatacctttaatgtggAACTATGCTTTGAAGTACTGCTTCAAAAAGGTTACAAACTGAACGAGTACTTTTTCTATCTTTTCTCATGCCTGGTTTTCCACAGTAATTCTCTTGCCGTTTGAATCATTTATGAAAATCGATGGTCAAAAGATAGCTTTTCATGTAGCATAATATTTAGCTTAAAAGTCAAGCACAAATAACAAGTGTATGGGCGGGTAAGGAAGAAGAAGTTGTAGTGGTGTCTTCAAACGTGGCAGTAACAAAATCAAttataataacaacaacaacaacaacaacaacaacaacaacaacacaacgaCAATGACAACAgtaacgacaacaacaacaacaacaacaacaaaaatattaataataataataataataataataataataataataataataataataacaaggcagtattgctgaaggcaatgagtacttgggccgtgatagagtaattttgaggacaatatatactactattcaaatatggtcttgaatttcctcctgtcaattaggcatttgattaactggttattaaatgaagcaatggcatgacaacggcaaaatatgtcttgcaacttttgtggagtttgaggcaggggttctttatttacagtgaaaattgcttaaactccttaaatattcaaattacagcaaatttcttttgttctcgatggtagatgtctaatatttaggtgggcatatttagatttctaccctatagttatccctatataccaaaaatcggacatccagctctattggcttgctcagaattagatatgcgcataattaatgaggtacaatatgtggcgtcataaggtgtcccatcataccaaatatgaagggtgtagcacttgtggttactgagttgtggacaaatatatatatttgaggtcaaaggtcattgaggt comes from Ptychodera flava strain L36383 chromosome 8, AS_Pfla_20210202, whole genome shotgun sequence and encodes:
- the LOC139138819 gene encoding uncharacterized protein: MATGGKRSVLIVNDEWGTEKGGISTVHRQIASIGVTAGLDVYVTALEKNEKDRKDAEELGIKEILTPEVGPYYPDEKPHLNWLILHKSYFPHLKTKIPHLDFIIGHAPITHNAAVAIKHDVFKNATSCLFNHVIPEDTEMYKDTGTPQSVQRKESDLLHAAAEVDVICSVGPRMKGHYSNKYRALDNPCHEHIEFIPRPDQKFFDIKMKEVQDLKRCVFRVIAVGRVKGVEKLKGYDLVAQAMGRVAESFHGMFQRPPILVIRGIPQDESDESRAFFKRHNKSPYLQVVMYPYGTQDDIRIDFQQSHLCIMASRSEPFGLVGLEAMATGIPTLVTTNSGLAEFIETESDLSIHAESIVVDVGCNPSANQNDIHQWEEAIKKVLCNYSVAFKRAKAIKKILNESEAIKKSVEKFKSVLLGHKGD